The Candidatus Neomarinimicrobiota bacterium genomic interval GTCAACGTGCCTTGAATGATACAGAAAGGCGCCTGCGGCCCTGAGGCCGCAGGCGCCAAAATACCGGATCGGACAACCTGAACCTAGCTCAGCTCCAGACCGACAAACAGGAATACCTCCCCCCTGACAATCCGCAAGAGGACCGTATCTCCTTCCTTATAAGCCTTGAGAGCCTGTTTATAATCGCGCAGATTTTTGATTTCCTTATCCCCGACCCTCACCACCACGTCACCCGGCCGGATGCCACTCTTAGCCGCCTTACTGCGGGGATCAATTCTGGTCACCAGCACACCATTCTCAGCCTGGATATCGTAGCGCTGTGCTTCACGGCTGTCCAGGTCGGTTACCGAAAAGCCGGTGCGGTTGGGAGCCGCCGATTCTTCCTCCCGATCTTCATCCCTGGCGGCCAGCGTCGCCTCAAGGGGGAGCTCACCCAGTTTCACGATCATGGTTTTTCCCTTGCCATCACGAATCACCGTAATCCGGCGCTGGTCACCGGGCCGGGAGGATGAAATCACGTTCCGGAGGTGCGAGTTGTCCCGGATGCCGACATCGTCCACCTTGATAATGACATCGCCCTCCTTAATCCCCGCCTTTTCCGCCGGGGTATCGCTGTGCACCTGGTTGACTATAGCCCCCTCAGGGCTTTTCATACCCAGGGCCTTGGCGAGGGAGGCGTTTACATCCTGAATTATCACACCCAGGTAGGCGCGGGTCACCTTCCCGTGTTCAATCAGGTCCCCCACTACCCGCATCACCAGATTGATGGGTATCGCGAATCCCACCCCCACGTTGGAGCGGGTGAATCCATTGGTGGCGATGGCCGTGTTAATCCCGACCAGCTCCCCCTGCAGATTCACCAGGGCACCACCGCTGTTGCCGGGATTGATGGCCGCGTCAGTCTGGATGAAGTCTTCATAGCGGTCGGCGCTGAACGCCAGTACCGCACTCCGACCCTTGCCGCTGACGATGCCAGCCGTAACGGTATGGTCCAGGTCTTCCCGGAAGGGACTGCCAATGGCCAGCACCCACTCGCCGATGCGCAGCTCATCTGAGTTGCCCAGCTGGGCTTGCTGCAGGCCATCGGCTTCCACCTTGATGACGGCTACATCACTGGCGGGATCGGTGCCGATGATCTCAGCTGGTACCTCCCGCTTGTCAATCAGGCGCACCGTGATATTCTCAGCCTCTTCGATCACGTGATTATTGGTAACGATGTAACCCTGAGCGGCATCGATAATCACGCCCGAACCCAGCACCTGACTGGAAAATTCACGCTCCGGGCCCAGGTCAAAGTCCCAGAAGTCAAAAAAGGGAGATCGGAACTGCCGCCGGACTACTCGTTCGGATTGTATTGTGACCACGCTGGGATTGGCCTTGGAAGAGGCCGCCACAAACATTTCATTGATTTGTTGAGTCGTAACATCCTTGGCTGGTGACAATGGAGCCGCAGTCAGATTGGCGGCACCCAGCAGTAAAAGTAAGCAGATCGAAAAAATCCAAATCTGTCGCTTATTCATTGCCCATCCTTTTTGCCTGGTTTGAAGATAAGCATTCTACTGAATCCAACACCCGCGGGCCAGCGCCGGGCGCAATCATGCCATTCTATGCAGGTGAAAGGTAAAAGTTTCAGATAAAGCGCCGGCTGTCAGGAGCCTGTCACTGCGGCAGTGTCAGTGGCAGCTGCCGGGACGGCTTCGACAGGGAATAAACGGGCCTTTAAGGCCAGTATCTGCTGCAACAGCTCCCGCTTGTACCCCTGAAAATCGTATTCGAACAAGTGAGGCGGTTGGAGGGTGTCAGAAGTGATAAAGGACAGGAATTCATCAAATTGTTCGGACAGATGGTCAATCTCAATGTTCAGTGGACTCGCTTCACCAGCAGCTTCCCTCAATTCCTCACGAGCCGATTTCACCGCCCGAACCGGTTCCAGAATCCCGGTCTTCGAAATGGAGGTGGCAAAACGCTGCACCGGGCTATCTTTGCACTGGTATTTGGCGGTCTCCCATTCCCGGGCCAGGAGGATAATCACCTCTCCCTGTCGATCAAGGACCGCCCGGGCGTAGGGCAGGAGCACCTGGAAGGTTGAATCGGACGGATCGAAGCGAGTCGGCGCGGCGGCTCTCGTAGTGTCAGCTAACCAGGCGGGTGGTCGGTCGAAATCGATGAGCCGGAAAACCTCAGCCGAATCCACATACACCGGGTGCAGGACCCGCAGGACTCCGATAGTCCGTTTGGCTCCCTGAGTATCCCCTTCCAGCCATTGCTTTACAGCCCGGGCTTCCATCCTCTTGATTCGCCGGATCACAAGCACATGCTGCCGCGCCTCCTCAGTCTCAGGATTAAAGGGCTTAGCCCGAATGTAGGACACCATATCCCGGCGGGCTTCATTAAGGTGCCCCTGGCGGTAGAGAACCAGCGCTTGTTGCAGATCAGGAAGAGCCGCCGGACAAGACAGAAAGACGAGTAACCCACCCAGACAAACGAATCGGAGAATCCAGGGCCTCAAGCACCGCCCTCCTTGGCTGCCGCCCCGGACGAAGATTTGCCGAGAGGAAAGGATATCCGTAGAGACAGACCCGTGAGTCTTGAGTGCTCACTCGGGAGATTGTTCACTGAGTGAGGATAGTCCTCAAACCTCTCATCCCAGAGCGCATGCTGTTCATTGAAGGGCAGGGGGTTGAAAATCGCCCGGATCGGCATGGAATCAAAATCGTGAAAATAGCCAATTTCCCACTGGAACCGGTAGAAACGGGGTAGGCTTTCCAGGTCCGGTCCCTTAATGGCGGGAGCTCCACCAACGAGGATTCCCAGGCGCGTACTGTGCCGGCCGCTGATGCCTTTTAAGATGACCATGGCGCGCAATCCATAATACCTGAGCCGTTGCACGGTAAGATCCTTATTAGCACTAACCTTGATTTTCCGGGATACCCGGTAATAAGTAAAGTCCAGATTATGGTTCGGGTTGAGACTATAGGCCAGGTTCAGGACGTCCGAGCGATTGTTCTTGTCCGCCAGCAGACGGCTGATATCAATTCCCGTACCATATATCGGCAGCCCAACCCGCAGGCCTAAATCCCAGCTATCGGTCAATCCCCGGCGATAAAAAATGACCGGCAAAATGTTTTCGGTGCTGAGGAAATAACCTGTGTATGTCTCGCCCCGTTTCAGAGGTACCGGGCTAATGGTAGGATGGGTGGCACAGGCGGAAAAAACCACTGCCATTATCATAATTATTGATTTTAGGCGGAACATCAAGGTGAGATTAGGGCAGGGGAAGGCAAAAAGTCAAGTAAGCCTCTCACTGGGCCGGTAAAAAAATGTACTCCGCAGCCGGCAGCATCCGGACAGACGGCGACAGGCAGTGGTTCAAATGCTAGCCGGGGTGGGTCTGGCATGTCGGACACAGATAGGTCCCTCTCTGGGCGACCCGGATTTTCACCACCGGCGTATTGCAAACGGGGCAGGGCTCCCCTTCCCGGCGGAACACTTGCAGCATTTCGCGGAACCGTCCCCGGCCACTGGTGCCGTATCCAAAGTTGATGATGGTCGTGCCGCCCTCATTGATGCTCGCCCTGAGAACCGCTTGAATTGCCTGGTGCAATGCTTTGACCCGGGCAAAGGTCAGCTTGTGGGCCTGGATTTCAGGATGGATACGCGCCAGAAAGAGGGCCTCATCCACATAGATATTGCCCAGCCCGGCGATAAAGGCCTGATCCAGCAAAAGGGACTTGACGCGCCGGCGCCGAGCCTGCAGCATGCGATGAAATAGCCGGGGAGTGAACCTGGGGGAAAGTGGTTCCGGTCCGAGCCCGGCTTCCAGTGGCGCCAGATCTCCCAGATAACCCACCCGGCCGAACTTGCGCATGTCGCTGAAGGTGAGCCGGCTCCCGCCGGATAGGTCGAACTCAGCCGTGATATAGGGCTGGGCATCGGTCTCGCCGGAAGGGGCTACCGCTAACCGGCCTGTCATGCGCAGGTGCAGGTGGACATAACCGCTATCAAGGCCCAAAAGAACATACTTGCCTCTGCGATGGACGGCCTGGATAGTATGGCCTGTCACCTGCCGGGCAAAGACCTCGGGTGCCAGCGGTGCCGTTACCTTGGGCCAGCGGGCACGGAAGCTGGTGATAGTCCGCCCCGCCAGATGGGGGCGCAGGTAGCGCACCACCGTTTCCACTTCAGGAAGCTCAGGCATAGGTGAAATTTATGCGGAAAAGCGGACTGAAAGGGTGGATTGATCGGGCTCGGAAGGACTTAATAATAATAAATCACGCTGTCCGGGGCATCCTTGACCTGAATGACCACTGCCCCACCGCTGCCCTGCCATTCCCGGATGGGAGACAGGTCGAAGCGGAGGTTTCGATGTAACCAGGCCTTACACAAATCCCAGTGGCCGTCATGGATGATGACTGCCGGCATCACGGGGGGTACCTTTTCCTCCCAGGCGGTGGAGCCGAAGAGGTAAAAATCGTGCTGTTTGCACCCACCACCGTATCTCACATCAATTCGCAGGGTATCAGCCTCCATGCTAGTGCTGTCGATAAAAAATCCGTCGATCGGGTTGTTGAAGTACTGCTCAAAGAGGTCATGCGCGAATAGATTAAGTCTATCGCTTTGCAGCGGGATGGGATTCAATGCGACCGCGAGCAGCGCCGTATAATCACGGGGTTGGAGCCGCCCGGTTTCGGAAGAGGGATACGGGTCCAGCTGCAGTAAAGTGACCCGGTATCGCTCGGAAAAGACACTCTTGTGCGCGGCGGTGTCTTTGCCTGAGACATACCCGTAGATGAATGGCTCGAGATAGATTGAATCCCAGCCTGAATCAACCAACAAGAGCTGAATTCTCGCCCGGCCCTCCCAGAAACAGTCCACGTCCAGTGGACAGCGGGAGTCATTTAGCACATCCTGGAATTCGACTTCGAGGCCTTCCTCTCCCACCACGCCGCTCTCTCCCCAGGCCAGGGTAAACGGCTCGCCATACTCAATGATATCCGGCGGGGGCTCCGTCTCCCAGCAGGTGGGCAACAAAAGTAGAGGCAGAAGCAGAAGGTGTCTCATTCGATTTCCCTAAAAAGTACCATCTCGATGGATCGCACAGGAAATATAGGCCTTTAATTAGACACATTCAAGCTGTCCCAGCCCGCATCCCATGGCTAGATTTATCTTTTGATTTCATGCCTCGGCCTACCTGATGACAGCCCACCCCATTTCTGAAAGGCAAACGCCCCTGGCTCTGGCTGCCGGGTTGGTCCTGCTGGGATCAATCATGGCCTCTTCCGCGGCCATCTGGATTCGGTTCCTGCCAGGGATA includes:
- a CDS encoding Do family serine endopeptidase, which codes for MNKRQIWIFSICLLLLLGAANLTAAPLSPAKDVTTQQINEMFVAASSKANPSVVTIQSERVVRRQFRSPFFDFWDFDLGPEREFSSQVLGSGVIIDAAQGYIVTNNHVIEEAENITVRLIDKREVPAEIIGTDPASDVAVIKVEADGLQQAQLGNSDELRIGEWVLAIGSPFREDLDHTVTAGIVSGKGRSAVLAFSADRYEDFIQTDAAINPGNSGGALVNLQGELVGINTAIATNGFTRSNVGVGFAIPINLVMRVVGDLIEHGKVTRAYLGVIIQDVNASLAKALGMKSPEGAIVNQVHSDTPAEKAGIKEGDVIIKVDDVGIRDNSHLRNVISSSRPGDQRRITVIRDGKGKTMIVKLGELPLEATLAARDEDREEESAAPNRTGFSVTDLDSREAQRYDIQAENGVLVTRIDPRSKAAKSGIRPGDVVVRVGDKEIKNLRDYKQALKAYKEGDTVLLRIVRGEVFLFVGLELS
- the mutM gene encoding bifunctional DNA-formamidopyrimidine glycosylase/DNA-(apurinic or apyrimidinic site) lyase, with the translated sequence MPELPEVETVVRYLRPHLAGRTITSFRARWPKVTAPLAPEVFARQVTGHTIQAVHRRGKYVLLGLDSGYVHLHLRMTGRLAVAPSGETDAQPYITAEFDLSGGSRLTFSDMRKFGRVGYLGDLAPLEAGLGPEPLSPRFTPRLFHRMLQARRRRVKSLLLDQAFIAGLGNIYVDEALFLARIHPEIQAHKLTFARVKALHQAIQAVLRASINEGGTTIINFGYGTSGRGRFREMLQVFRREGEPCPVCNTPVVKIRVAQRGTYLCPTCQTHPG